A portion of the Actomonas aquatica genome contains these proteins:
- the nadD gene encoding nicotinate-nucleotide adenylyltransferase, which translates to MKIGLMGGSFDPVHFGHLVAAQDAMEQHGLDHVVLLPAAQAPLKDYDVSASGEDRVAMVKAAIDWDHRFEVSDFEVKRGGVSYTIDTVRHFRAKYPDAQLFWIIGGDQVPKLGQWRDITELAQLIEFIFLERPGHPAKQPPEVEGLRLHRCDGHLIEISSTELRERMCRGLSLDYFMPHKTIEFICENGLYR; encoded by the coding sequence ATGAAGATTGGCCTTATGGGCGGAAGCTTCGATCCGGTGCACTTCGGTCATCTGGTCGCGGCACAAGATGCGATGGAGCAGCACGGACTGGATCACGTGGTGCTGCTGCCGGCTGCGCAGGCGCCGCTCAAGGACTACGACGTGAGTGCCTCGGGCGAGGACCGCGTGGCGATGGTAAAGGCGGCGATCGACTGGGATCACCGTTTCGAGGTGTCGGATTTTGAGGTCAAACGCGGCGGCGTGAGCTACACCATCGATACGGTGCGGCACTTTCGGGCGAAGTATCCGGACGCGCAGCTGTTTTGGATCATCGGTGGTGATCAGGTGCCGAAGCTGGGGCAGTGGCGGGACATCACGGAACTGGCGCAGTTGATCGAGTTCATCTTCCTCGAACGACCCGGTCACCCGGCCAAGCAACCGCCGGAAGTGGAAGGGTTGCGGCTGCATCGTTGTGACGGTCACTTAATCGAAATCAGCTCAACGGAGCTGCGAGAACGTATGTGTCGGGGGCTCTCGCTCGATTATTTTATGCCCCACAAGACGATTGAGTTCATCTGTGAAAACGGCCTATACCGCTAA
- a CDS encoding sugar phosphate isomerase/epimerase family protein, with translation MSYQRCYSTLGNPAATLSEALAVASNFDLDAVELRTLEGRLDLPALFTARFGSPAALADQLGDQRLRIRSLDTSLRLLTNTAADRAEFLEFLPWAEALGVRWLRLFDGGENLAADLPGALDTFHWWHEQKQRHDWQADIMIETHDALLSSDAILALAGACPGIGILWDSHHTWKKGGESPVTTWQKIRDHVVHIHVKESISQPSAKHPFSYVLPGQGEFPMAELQPLLAAEFAGAVSLEWERHWHPELAPLEAALQSAQELKWW, from the coding sequence ATGTCCTACCAACGCTGCTACTCCACGCTCGGCAATCCCGCCGCCACCTTATCCGAGGCCCTCGCGGTCGCCTCCAACTTCGACCTCGATGCGGTCGAACTGCGCACTCTGGAGGGACGCCTCGATCTGCCCGCTTTGTTCACGGCCAGGTTTGGCAGCCCCGCCGCGCTCGCGGATCAACTCGGCGATCAGCGCCTCCGTATTCGTTCCCTGGATACCTCCCTCCGGTTGCTCACCAACACCGCCGCCGATCGTGCCGAGTTCCTTGAGTTTCTGCCCTGGGCCGAGGCCCTCGGCGTTCGCTGGCTGCGCCTCTTTGATGGCGGCGAGAACCTCGCAGCGGACCTGCCCGGCGCGCTCGACACCTTCCATTGGTGGCACGAACAAAAGCAACGCCACGACTGGCAGGCCGACATCATGATCGAAACCCACGATGCCTTGCTCTCGTCCGACGCCATTCTGGCTCTGGCGGGTGCGTGCCCTGGCATCGGCATCCTCTGGGACAGCCATCACACTTGGAAAAAAGGCGGCGAATCTCCTGTCACGACCTGGCAGAAGATCCGCGACCACGTGGTGCACATTCACGTGAAGGAAAGCATCAGTCAGCCCTCCGCCAAACACCCCTTTTCCTACGTGCTCCCCGGCCAGGGCGAGTTCCCCATGGCCGAGCTGCAGCCGCTGCTGGCCGCGGAATTCGCCGGCGCGGTGAGCCTGGAATGGGAACGCCATTGGCACCCGGAGCTCGCGCCCTTGGAGGCCGCCCTGCAATCGGCGCAGGAACTCAAGTGGTGGTAG
- a CDS encoding helix-turn-helix domain-containing protein yields the protein MPTSAPLHFTVPADGVVFAESVHAGDFRMSERTDPFHKVLYVQRGRVALQLGAAEEGPVLEAGAGTLLIVPAGQRHRLTDVELSVLLLLGFGKEFVDTDADLREMWNRLRRSQGSSMRLRPVQAGPVVGCWRQGILEQTEQRRGHGVAARMLALQVLLGADRYQLRAVEDSTAERVTHLLEDLETTFYRPWSIDLAAHQVGLSRRQFTLRFREQTGKSFVEYLNALRLAHAERLLRSGRYSVTGAAFSSGFEDLSHFYRLFRGRHGVAPKQWMADQATTTPTTT from the coding sequence ATGCCGACGTCTGCCCCGCTCCACTTCACTGTGCCCGCCGACGGGGTGGTGTTTGCGGAGAGTGTGCATGCCGGAGACTTTCGCATGAGCGAGCGCACGGACCCCTTTCACAAGGTGTTGTATGTGCAGCGAGGGCGGGTCGCGTTGCAGTTGGGGGCGGCCGAGGAAGGGCCGGTTTTGGAGGCGGGAGCGGGCACGCTGCTGATCGTGCCGGCCGGGCAACGCCATCGTCTCACCGATGTGGAGTTATCGGTGCTGCTGCTGTTGGGCTTCGGTAAGGAGTTTGTGGATACGGATGCGGATCTACGCGAGATGTGGAATCGGCTCCGGCGGTCTCAAGGCAGTTCGATGCGCTTGCGGCCGGTGCAGGCGGGGCCCGTGGTGGGCTGCTGGCGGCAGGGGATCCTGGAGCAGACCGAACAGCGGCGCGGCCACGGTGTGGCGGCGCGAATGCTCGCGCTGCAGGTGTTGCTCGGGGCCGACCGTTACCAATTGCGCGCGGTGGAAGACTCGACGGCGGAGCGGGTCACCCACCTGCTCGAGGATTTGGAGACGACGTTTTACCGGCCGTGGTCGATCGATCTGGCGGCGCACCAGGTGGGTCTGTCCCGGCGTCAGTTCACGCTGCGGTTTCGCGAACAGACCGGGAAGTCCTTCGTCGAATACCTCAATGCATTGCGCCTGGCCCATGCCGAACGGTTGCTGCGCAGTGGCCGCTACAGCGTGACCGGCGCGGCATTTTCGTCCGGCTTCGAAGACCTGTCCCATTTCTACCGCTTGTTTCGCGGTCGCCATGGGGTGGCGCCGAAGCAGTGGATGGCGGATCAGGCGACGACGACGCCTACCACCACTTGA
- a CDS encoding uroporphyrinogen decarboxylase family protein, whose amino-acid sequence MAQTLRSPLTRAQIEKVLRCDPTANVVPFLPAIYEHKAAFIGSTPSAIARDANLLTRALIAEYENVEPDALAVGVDVYNLEAEACGCKVTFYEGDDTSIPGISPGDHVIPAGTDLSSAKVPNPLTDGRMPINLQAVRNVRRALGDDIWLRGAISGPFSLAISLVGAETLFFACVDEPEWVHEVLAYSGRIIKAFAKGYIDAGAELIIFDSQASPELLSPAMYEEFVLPVTTDFASWATSQGVTDVPLVIGGNTTRIAEHLVETGCNNLLCDFTGDFEEWSDLCQQYDRAMRRNISPHLLQKGSPDDIYAAAQAEMAKGAGIPGFILGTAVIPFGTPTANILAVKQAIVDAASS is encoded by the coding sequence ATGGCCCAAACCCTTCGCTCCCCCCTCACTCGCGCCCAAATCGAAAAGGTTCTGCGCTGCGACCCCACCGCCAACGTCGTCCCCTTCCTGCCGGCCATCTACGAACACAAGGCCGCCTTCATCGGCTCCACCCCCTCGGCCATCGCCCGTGACGCCAACCTGCTGACGCGCGCCCTCATCGCCGAGTATGAAAACGTCGAGCCCGATGCCCTCGCCGTCGGCGTCGATGTCTACAATCTCGAAGCCGAAGCCTGCGGCTGCAAAGTCACCTTCTACGAGGGCGACGACACCTCCATCCCCGGCATCAGCCCGGGCGATCACGTCATCCCCGCCGGCACCGACCTGAGCTCGGCCAAAGTGCCCAATCCGCTCACCGACGGTCGCATGCCGATCAACCTCCAGGCCGTGCGCAACGTGCGCCGCGCCCTCGGCGACGACATCTGGTTGCGCGGTGCCATCTCCGGCCCCTTCTCGCTCGCCATCTCCTTGGTCGGCGCCGAGACGCTCTTCTTCGCCTGCGTTGATGAACCCGAATGGGTGCACGAGGTGCTCGCTTACTCCGGTCGCATCATCAAGGCCTTCGCCAAAGGTTACATCGATGCCGGCGCCGAGCTGATCATCTTCGACTCGCAAGCCTCCCCCGAGCTGCTCTCGCCGGCCATGTATGAGGAGTTTGTCCTGCCGGTGACCACCGACTTCGCCAGCTGGGCCACCAGCCAAGGTGTGACCGACGTGCCCTTGGTCATCGGCGGCAACACCACCCGCATCGCTGAGCACCTGGTCGAGACCGGCTGCAACAACTTGCTCTGCGACTTCACCGGCGACTTCGAGGAATGGTCCGACCTTTGCCAGCAATACGATCGCGCAATGCGCCGCAACATCTCGCCGCACCTGCTGCAAAAGGGCTCGCCCGACGACATCTACGCCGCCGCCCAGGCCGAGATGGCAAAGGGCGCGGGCATCCCCGGTTTCATCCTCGGCACCGCGGTCATTCCCTTCGGCACGCCGACCGCCAACATCCTCGCGGTCAAACAAGCCATCGTGGACGCCGCGAGCTCCTGA
- a CDS encoding alpha-N-arabinofuranosidase: protein MSDSVELRLDPAARGGTIPPELYGHFAEHIGRGIYEGLWVGPESSIPNTRGLRNDVLEALRQLDIPVLRWPGGCFADAYHWRDGIGPRDQRPRRRDPIWGNVIETNAFGTHEFMDLVELLGCKAYVAANLGSGTVQEMSDWVEYLTGSADSTLVRERRANGREQPWHIDYLGVGNENWVCGGNMRPEYYADEFRRYNCFVRPPYLKPAIHRIACGPNEADYRWTEVLMERAGTAMDGLSLHAYSLPTGDWKRKGPATGFDENQWFSTLRAAVRMDELITRHSAIMDRTDPDRRVNLVVDEWGAWYDTEPGTNPRFLYQQNTLRDALVAAVTLHIFHQHADRVRMANLAQTINVLQSLILTDGPRMLRTPTYHVFELFKCHQGAERLYVQLSAAPTYTYGADTLPALSVAATRAPDGTVNLTLANLDPHRDHPLSLRVPSNVAAADWRVLTAAAMDAHNTFDEPDRLVPAHLPAPAQEADVLQLNLPAKSVARLSLSPVS, encoded by the coding sequence ATGTCTGATTCGGTGGAACTCCGACTCGACCCTGCAGCGCGCGGCGGCACGATCCCGCCCGAGCTCTACGGACACTTTGCCGAACACATCGGCCGCGGGATCTACGAGGGGCTGTGGGTCGGACCGGAATCGTCCATCCCCAATACCCGGGGATTACGCAACGACGTGCTCGAGGCGTTGCGGCAGCTCGACATTCCGGTTCTCCGCTGGCCCGGCGGCTGTTTCGCCGATGCGTATCACTGGCGTGACGGCATCGGTCCCCGCGACCAACGCCCGCGCCGTCGCGATCCGATCTGGGGCAACGTCATCGAGACCAACGCCTTTGGCACCCATGAATTCATGGACCTGGTCGAGCTGCTCGGCTGCAAAGCCTACGTCGCCGCCAATCTCGGCAGCGGCACCGTGCAGGAGATGTCCGACTGGGTGGAGTATCTGACCGGCTCCGCCGACAGCACCCTCGTGCGCGAACGCCGCGCTAACGGCCGCGAACAACCTTGGCACATCGACTACCTGGGCGTCGGCAACGAGAACTGGGTCTGCGGCGGCAACATGCGGCCGGAGTATTACGCCGATGAGTTTCGCCGCTACAATTGCTTCGTCCGTCCGCCTTACCTCAAGCCGGCCATCCATCGCATCGCCTGCGGCCCCAACGAGGCGGACTACCGCTGGACAGAGGTGCTCATGGAACGCGCTGGCACCGCCATGGACGGGCTTTCCCTCCACGCCTATTCGCTGCCCACCGGTGACTGGAAACGCAAAGGTCCCGCCACCGGTTTCGACGAAAACCAATGGTTCTCCACCTTGCGCGCCGCCGTGCGGATGGACGAGCTCATCACCCGCCACAGCGCCATCATGGACCGCACCGATCCGGACCGCCGGGTGAACCTCGTGGTCGACGAATGGGGCGCCTGGTATGACACCGAGCCCGGCACCAATCCGCGTTTTCTTTATCAACAGAACACGCTGCGCGATGCTCTCGTCGCCGCGGTCACCCTGCACATTTTCCACCAGCACGCCGACCGCGTGCGCATGGCCAACCTCGCCCAGACGATCAACGTCCTGCAGTCGCTCATCCTCACCGATGGTCCGCGCATGCTGCGCACGCCGACCTACCACGTGTTTGAGCTCTTCAAATGCCATCAGGGCGCCGAACGCCTCTACGTCCAGCTCAGCGCCGCGCCGACTTACACCTACGGGGCGGACACTCTGCCCGCCCTCAGCGTCGCCGCGACCCGCGCCCCAGACGGCACCGTCAACCTCACACTCGCCAACCTCGATCCCCACCGCGATCACCCGCTCTCCCTCCGTGTTCCCTCCAACGTGGCCGCCGCCGATTGGCGCGTGCTCACGGCCGCCGCGATGGACGCGCACAACACGTTCGACGAACCCGATCGCCTCGTTCCCGCCCACCTGCCTGCACCTGCGCAGGAAGCCGACGTCCTTCAGCTCAACCTGCCCGCCAAATCCGTCGCGCGATTGAGCCTCTCCCCCGTTTCATGA
- a CDS encoding aromatic ring-hydroxylating oxygenase subunit alpha: protein MTFDEDSPFLALRRTWQPVALATDLAPGQVIGRTLLEQDLVLARFEDGRLLAADTACPHKGARLANGAIVEGELMCPYHGWRFDSAGACQSIPSLVEPNPQKCALSHLKAYGAQERYGMIWVKLDPTGDHELPDVPEFEDARWAYRLGPPMRFEAGFRREIENYLDMTHFAFAHGETLGKCADPRIPDMKITVHEDGFQMDAPFPALETSHEQPGKLQSAHHRRQRCHLPNFTTIRQTFTDGDERVLVHIPSPVTRDSCDVFWSLAISPGFDGPPPKSQIDFAIRVLDEDRIMCESQIPSEVPINPGRGGWGVLVTPGDTLANQFQKSFRQWLQRELSAAETTTTSSAT, encoded by the coding sequence ATGACCTTTGACGAAGATTCTCCCTTCCTCGCCCTGCGTCGCACCTGGCAACCCGTTGCCCTCGCGACCGATCTAGCGCCCGGCCAAGTCATCGGCCGCACGCTCCTGGAGCAGGATCTGGTGCTCGCCCGTTTTGAGGACGGTCGCCTGCTCGCCGCCGATACCGCCTGCCCGCACAAGGGCGCCCGCCTCGCCAACGGTGCCATCGTCGAGGGCGAGTTGATGTGTCCCTACCATGGCTGGCGTTTCGACTCCGCCGGCGCGTGCCAGAGCATCCCGTCGCTCGTGGAGCCCAATCCGCAAAAATGCGCGCTCTCCCACCTGAAAGCCTACGGCGCGCAGGAGCGCTACGGCATGATCTGGGTGAAACTCGATCCGACTGGCGACCACGAGTTGCCCGACGTGCCGGAGTTTGAAGACGCCCGCTGGGCCTATCGACTCGGTCCGCCCATGCGCTTCGAGGCCGGCTTCCGGCGCGAGATCGAAAACTACCTCGACATGACCCACTTCGCGTTCGCGCACGGTGAGACTCTCGGCAAATGCGCCGACCCGCGCATCCCCGACATGAAGATCACCGTGCATGAGGACGGCTTCCAAATGGACGCGCCCTTCCCCGCGCTCGAAACCTCGCACGAACAACCCGGCAAACTGCAGAGCGCCCACCACCGCCGCCAGCGTTGCCACCTGCCCAACTTCACCACCATCCGCCAGACCTTCACCGACGGCGACGAGCGTGTGCTCGTGCACATCCCGTCGCCGGTGACCCGCGATTCCTGCGACGTCTTCTGGTCCCTCGCCATCTCGCCCGGCTTCGATGGTCCCCCGCCGAAGAGCCAGATCGATTTCGCCATCCGCGTCCTCGATGAGGACCGCATCATGTGCGAATCGCAGATCCCGTCCGAGGTGCCGATCAATCCCGGCCGCGGCGGCTGGGGCGTGCTGGTCACGCCCGGCGACACCCTCGCCAACCAATTCCAGAAATCCTTCCGCCAGTGGCTGCAACGCGAGCTCAGCGCCGCCGAGACCACCACGACGTCCTCCGCCACTTAA